The proteins below are encoded in one region of Paenisporosarcina cavernae:
- the murA gene encoding UDP-N-acetylglucosamine 1-carboxyvinyltransferase translates to MDKIIVKGGHKLTGKVKVEGAKNAVLPVLAAALLASEGKNVIRDVPTLADVSTINEVLRSLHADVQYYPKQNEVIIDSSMELSSEAQFEYVRKMRASILVMGPLLARNGFARVALPGGCAIGSRPIDQHLKGFEAMGAEISFGHGYVEANVNGRLRGAKIYLDFPSVGATENIMTAAALADGVTIIENAAKEPEIVDLANFINEMGGHIVGAGTDTIRIEGVATLSGTVHHIIPDRIEAGTFMVAAAITQGDVTITNAVPEHMAAVISKLEEMGVMISETEEGLRIQGIKPIRSIDIKTMPHPGFPTDMQSQMMALMLTATGTGVLTETVFENRFMHVEEFRRMNGNVKIEGRSVIMNGPSNLQGAEVAATDLRAAAALILAGLASEGVTRVTELYHLDRGYVDFHLKLAALGADIERVSTESSDEKVMQTV, encoded by the coding sequence GTGGATAAGATTATTGTAAAAGGCGGCCATAAGTTAACAGGGAAAGTAAAAGTAGAGGGTGCGAAAAATGCAGTGTTACCAGTATTAGCTGCAGCACTTTTAGCATCAGAAGGTAAGAATGTGATTCGTGACGTGCCAACTTTGGCAGACGTTTCAACAATCAATGAAGTATTAAGAAGTTTACACGCAGATGTTCAATATTACCCGAAACAAAACGAAGTAATTATTGATTCATCGATGGAACTTTCTTCAGAGGCACAATTCGAATATGTACGTAAAATGCGTGCATCCATCCTAGTGATGGGACCATTGCTTGCTCGTAATGGATTTGCTCGTGTGGCACTTCCAGGCGGATGTGCGATTGGATCACGTCCGATCGATCAGCATTTAAAAGGATTTGAAGCAATGGGTGCTGAAATCTCATTCGGTCACGGGTATGTAGAAGCGAATGTAAATGGTCGTTTACGCGGTGCGAAAATCTATTTAGATTTTCCTAGTGTTGGAGCGACAGAGAACATTATGACAGCAGCAGCGCTTGCTGATGGTGTTACTATTATTGAAAACGCAGCGAAAGAACCGGAAATTGTCGACTTAGCAAATTTCATCAATGAAATGGGCGGTCACATCGTTGGTGCTGGTACAGATACAATCCGTATTGAAGGAGTAGCTACTCTTTCTGGAACGGTTCATCACATCATTCCAGATCGTATTGAAGCTGGTACGTTCATGGTAGCAGCAGCAATTACACAAGGTGATGTAACGATTACTAACGCCGTGCCAGAACATATGGCAGCCGTTATTTCTAAATTAGAGGAAATGGGCGTGATGATTTCGGAAACAGAAGAAGGTCTTCGTATCCAAGGAATCAAACCAATTCGCTCAATCGATATTAAAACAATGCCTCACCCAGGGTTCCCAACAGATATGCAATCTCAAATGATGGCATTAATGTTAACAGCTACTGGTACAGGTGTTTTAACAGAAACAGTATTTGAAAACCGCTTTATGCACGTGGAAGAATTCCGCCGCATGAACGGAAACGTAAAAATTGAAGGTCGTTCTGTTATTATGAACGGTCCATCTAACTTACAAGGTGCAGAAGTTGCCGCAACGGACTTACGTGCAGCAGCAGCATTAATCTTAGCTGGTCTTGCTTCTGAAGGCGTTACTCGCGTCACGGAGTTATACCACTTAGATCGTGGATATGTCGACTTCCATTTAAAGCTTGCAGCATTAGGAGCAGACATCGAACGTGTATCAACAGAATCTTCAGATGAGAAAGTCATGCAAACGGTCTAA
- the spoIID gene encoding stage II sporulation protein D → MLDNPTSEPEYEGTGNEETSCPISIRVDGITRPVPLEEYVARVVMGEMPVSFPKEALKAQAVAARTFALRTTNFGEKSIKPTVEDQVFSAEKDVPKVVLQAVNETNGKVLTYADELITAMFFSTSNGKTESAAAFSGYEIPYLQVRDSKEDEESPKFSAKKTFTLDEWNALFGIPWNEAQIKAIDLVRNSSGRVETMKANQQEWNGRKIRELLGLPSTDFQISLKDETIVVTTKGYGHGVGMSQYGARGLALKGKSYEDIVSYYYPHTTLQNFQGVAPACLKDSLPDNTSK, encoded by the coding sequence ATGTTAGACAATCCCACTTCTGAGCCAGAATACGAGGGAACTGGAAACGAGGAGACAAGTTGTCCAATTTCGATCCGTGTCGATGGTATTACACGACCCGTGCCACTCGAGGAGTACGTAGCGCGTGTTGTGATGGGAGAGATGCCGGTTTCATTCCCAAAAGAAGCACTGAAAGCACAAGCGGTGGCCGCCAGGACGTTTGCGCTACGAACAACAAATTTTGGCGAAAAATCGATTAAGCCAACGGTGGAGGATCAAGTGTTTTCGGCGGAGAAGGATGTTCCGAAAGTGGTTTTACAAGCTGTAAACGAGACAAACGGTAAGGTGTTGACGTACGCCGATGAACTGATTACGGCAATGTTTTTTTCCACATCGAACGGCAAGACGGAGAGTGCGGCAGCTTTTAGTGGATACGAGATTCCGTATTTGCAGGTGAGGGACAGTAAAGAAGATGAGGAGTCTCCAAAGTTTTCAGCGAAAAAAACGTTTACGCTGGATGAGTGGAATGCATTGTTTGGTATTCCGTGGAATGAAGCACAAATTAAAGCTATTGATCTTGTTCGAAATTCGTCTGGCCGAGTGGAAACGATGAAAGCGAACCAACAGGAATGGAATGGCAGAAAAATTCGAGAATTATTAGGATTGCCGTCAACGGATTTTCAGATTTCACTGAAGGATGAAACGATTGTTGTCACGACTAAAGGATATGGACACGGTGTAGGGATGAGTCAGTATGGTGCTCGAGGTTTGGCGTTGAAAGGAAAGAGTTACGAAGATATTGTATCGTATTATTATCCACACACGACATTACAAAATTTTCAAGGAGTCGCTCCAGCATGTTTAAAAGATTCATTACCCGACAACACTAGCAAGTAG